One Paraburkholderia caffeinilytica DNA segment encodes these proteins:
- a CDS encoding ABC transporter ATP-binding protein codes for MDKLSVDNLFLSYGDNPILKGVSFELNPGEVVCLLGASGSGKTTLLRAVAGLEQPSSGRIELDGKVFFDGASKVDLPVEQRSLGLVFQSYALWPHRTVADNVGYGLKLRRVSGTEQKKRVQSALDQLGLGHLAARYPYQLSGGQQQRVAIARALVYNPPVILLDEPLSNLDAKLREEARAWLRELIVSLGLSALCVTHDQTEAMAMSDRILLLRNGRIEQEGTPAELYGAPRSLYTAEFMGSNNRIDARVAAVDGERVTLAGDGWQLQAQAREALSTGQNAQAVIRLERVQVADGPGANRLEADLVTSMYLGDRWEYLFHCGELRLRAFGHVPRAAGRHWIEFPANDCWAFAQAS; via the coding sequence ATGGATAAGCTCTCGGTCGACAACCTGTTTCTCAGCTATGGCGACAACCCGATCCTGAAGGGCGTGTCGTTCGAACTGAACCCCGGCGAAGTGGTGTGCCTGCTGGGTGCATCGGGCAGCGGCAAGACCACCCTGCTGCGCGCGGTCGCAGGACTCGAACAGCCCTCCTCGGGCCGGATCGAACTGGACGGCAAGGTGTTCTTCGACGGCGCATCCAAAGTCGATCTGCCGGTCGAACAACGCTCGCTCGGGCTGGTGTTTCAGTCATATGCGCTGTGGCCGCATCGCACGGTGGCGGACAACGTCGGCTATGGATTGAAGTTGCGGCGCGTGTCGGGTACCGAGCAAAAAAAACGCGTGCAGTCTGCGCTCGACCAGCTCGGCCTCGGCCATCTCGCCGCGCGCTATCCGTATCAGCTTTCCGGCGGCCAGCAACAGCGTGTGGCGATTGCACGCGCGCTGGTCTACAACCCGCCCGTCATTCTGCTCGACGAACCACTGTCGAATCTCGACGCCAAGCTGCGTGAAGAAGCGCGCGCCTGGCTGCGCGAACTGATCGTCTCGCTGGGCCTGTCCGCCTTGTGCGTCACGCACGACCAGACCGAAGCGATGGCGATGTCCGATCGCATCCTGCTGCTGCGTAACGGTCGCATTGAACAGGAAGGCACGCCCGCCGAACTGTATGGCGCGCCTCGTTCGCTTTACACCGCCGAATTCATGGGCAGCAATAACCGGATCGACGCGCGCGTTGCCGCGGTCGACGGCGAACGCGTCACGCTGGCCGGCGACGGTTGGCAATTGCAGGCCCAGGCGCGCGAAGCGCTCAGCACCGGGCAAAACGCGCAGGCCGTGATCCGCCTCGAACGCGTGCAGGTCGCCGATGGCCCTGGCGCAAACCGCCTCGAGGCCGACCTCGTCACGTCGATGTATCTCGGCGACCGCTGGGAATACCTGTTCCATTGCGGCGAGCTGCGCCTGCGCGCCTTCGGCCACGTGCCGCGTGCGGCCGGCCGTCACTGGATCGAATTCCCCGCCAACGACTGCTGGGCGTTCGCGCAGGCGAGCTGA
- a CDS encoding LysR family transcriptional regulator — protein sequence MNLLEAMRIYVRVVERESISGAARDLNIGQPAASERIERLEKYLGCRLLLRSARAFNCTPEGLTFYERSKRILHAVEQAVAEVSSDRQDLKGTIRIAAPHCFGETVVPEALTRVRAAYPQLDLELVLNDRIVDLVTEGVDISFRLGQLGEGAFIARQLGQVGRVLVAAPDYLSRHGPITGPADLVNHPFIRVQGMFGAEQLPLRYMEAVVESAPIRTAVRTSHWRPMYEMILSGAGIGVLEEPACVEALAAGRLVRILPAFEVLPFDLNILTQAQRPVPPRVRMIVAMLRKCTSDILERVHVDCGEVTSRLEELPDDEVSALLTPSLRA from the coding sequence ATGAATCTGCTAGAAGCCATGCGGATTTATGTCAGGGTGGTTGAGCGCGAGAGTATCTCCGGCGCGGCACGGGACCTCAATATCGGGCAGCCGGCCGCAAGCGAGCGTATCGAGCGGCTGGAGAAGTATCTTGGCTGCCGGCTCCTGCTCCGTAGCGCACGCGCTTTCAATTGCACGCCCGAAGGCCTCACGTTCTACGAGCGCAGCAAACGGATTCTGCATGCCGTGGAGCAGGCGGTCGCCGAGGTGTCGAGCGACCGGCAGGATCTCAAGGGAACGATTCGCATCGCCGCGCCCCACTGCTTTGGCGAGACGGTCGTGCCGGAGGCGTTGACGCGGGTGCGCGCAGCCTATCCTCAACTGGATCTGGAACTGGTCCTGAACGACAGGATCGTCGACCTTGTGACCGAGGGCGTCGATATTTCGTTTCGTCTTGGGCAACTTGGCGAAGGGGCGTTCATTGCCCGTCAGCTGGGTCAGGTTGGGCGCGTTCTCGTTGCCGCGCCGGACTATCTGAGCCGGCACGGTCCGATCACCGGGCCGGCCGACCTGGTCAACCACCCGTTCATCCGGGTGCAGGGCATGTTCGGCGCGGAACAGTTGCCGCTCAGGTACATGGAGGCCGTCGTGGAGAGCGCGCCGATCCGCACCGCGGTCAGGACCAGTCATTGGCGGCCCATGTATGAAATGATCCTCTCGGGCGCCGGCATCGGCGTGCTGGAAGAGCCGGCGTGCGTGGAGGCGCTCGCAGCGGGCCGGCTCGTGCGGATACTGCCGGCATTCGAGGTGCTGCCCTTCGATCTGAATATCCTGACTCAGGCGCAACGTCCGGTGCCGCCACGGGTACGGATGATCGTGGCGATGCTGAGAAAGTGCACGTCGGATATTCTGGAGAGAGTGCACGTTGACTGTGGTGAAGTGACCAGCCGCCTTGAAGAACTACCCGACGATGAGGTGTCCGCGCTTCTGACGCCGTCGTTGCGGGCTTGA
- a CDS encoding PLP-dependent aminotransferase family protein, protein MNLYEKLADDIEKLIRQGVYGHGERLPSVRQTSQQHRLSVTTVIRAYLLLESRGLLTARPQSGYFVNFRGDGRERKTLELRPSKPIPISSPVDVSRLVLSTLRSIGVDDAVPLGSPYPDPGLFPFERINRYAYDAGRGKTRWGVTDALPPGNAALVRQIARRYLENGMAVDPNEIIITVGATEAINLCLQAVAKPGDVIAVESPTFYAMLHAIERMGMKAIEVSTHPEHGIDIEALAAIVESQTITACMVMPNFQNPLGFLMPDERKRELVQFLTKRDIPVIENGVYNELHYDSTHPSTLKSFDTKGLVLHCGSFSKTLTAAYRIGWALPGRYRDQVEKLKFLNTLTSPSIPQMAIAEFLERDGYEHHLRRVRRAYAQQANLMKATVSRFFPDGTRMSNPAGGYVLWIELPPKVDAMRLYNLALDQGITIGPGYMFSVSETTYRNFIRLNYSSPWSSEIEQAVITVGKLVAMCAR, encoded by the coding sequence ATGAATCTCTACGAGAAGCTGGCAGACGACATTGAAAAGCTGATCCGGCAAGGCGTGTACGGGCATGGCGAGCGCCTGCCTTCGGTACGGCAGACCAGCCAGCAACATCGGCTCAGCGTGACGACTGTCATCCGCGCCTACTTGCTGCTCGAAAGCCGTGGCTTGCTGACGGCGAGGCCTCAATCAGGCTATTTCGTCAACTTCCGGGGCGACGGGCGTGAACGGAAGACGCTCGAACTCCGGCCATCGAAACCGATCCCGATTTCGTCGCCGGTCGACGTCAGCCGGCTGGTGCTGTCCACCTTGCGCTCGATCGGTGTCGACGATGCCGTGCCGCTCGGTTCGCCCTACCCCGACCCGGGTCTCTTTCCCTTCGAAAGGATCAACCGCTACGCTTACGACGCGGGACGCGGCAAGACGCGCTGGGGCGTGACGGACGCGCTGCCGCCCGGCAATGCGGCGCTCGTGCGCCAGATCGCGCGCCGCTACCTCGAGAACGGCATGGCCGTCGATCCGAACGAGATCATCATCACGGTCGGCGCGACCGAGGCGATCAATCTGTGCCTTCAGGCGGTTGCGAAACCCGGCGACGTGATCGCGGTCGAATCGCCGACGTTCTACGCGATGCTCCATGCGATCGAGCGGATGGGCATGAAAGCGATCGAGGTGTCGACTCATCCGGAGCATGGCATCGATATCGAGGCGCTCGCCGCCATCGTGGAATCGCAGACCATCACAGCCTGCATGGTCATGCCGAACTTCCAGAATCCGCTGGGTTTTCTGATGCCCGACGAACGCAAGCGCGAACTCGTGCAATTTCTGACGAAGCGGGACATTCCGGTCATCGAGAACGGGGTCTACAACGAGCTTCACTACGACAGCACGCACCCCAGCACGTTGAAGTCCTTCGACACGAAGGGGCTGGTGCTTCACTGCGGGTCGTTCTCGAAGACCCTCACGGCGGCCTACCGGATCGGTTGGGCGCTGCCGGGCCGATACCGTGACCAGGTCGAGAAACTCAAGTTTCTGAACACGCTGACCTCGCCGTCGATTCCGCAAATGGCGATTGCGGAATTCCTCGAGCGCGATGGCTACGAGCATCACCTGCGCCGGGTTCGCAGAGCCTATGCGCAGCAGGCCAATCTGATGAAGGCGACTGTCTCGCGCTTTTTTCCCGACGGTACGCGCATGTCCAACCCCGCGGGCGGATACGTGCTGTGGATCGAACTGCCGCCCAAGGTCGACGCCATGCGGCTCTACAACCTCGCACTCGATCAGGGCATCACCATCGGGCCGGGCTACATGTTTTCGGTCTCGGAAACGACCTATCGGAACTTCATCCGCCTCAATTACAGCAGCCCCTGGTCGAGCGAAATCGAACAGGCGGTGATTACCGTCGGCAAGCTCGTCGCGATGTGCGCCCGTTAG
- a CDS encoding ABC transporter permease: MLSTSATGHRDASPRAADGGTIGALPRGGLQPLAGLLRWLVVAVLTVAVALPLGFILFQSVLNAPFFDARRTLGLAGFEFIFSDPDFWSALKNSFVIAAGMLFISIPLGGILAFLMVRTDLPGRRWLEPLLLTPVFVSPMVLAFGYVVAAGPVGFYSVWWKELFGTAEAPWSVYSIFAITVIVGLTHVPHVYLYSSAALRNLGSDVEEAARVAGARPFRVALDVSLPMTLPALLFAGVLVFFLGFEVFGLPLVLGDPEGHLVLATYLYKLTNKLGVPSYHLMAAVAVCIVAITFPLVLLQRRLLKSANRFVTVKGKAGRQTVLPLGAWRWVALAIVALWLLLTVFVPLSGITLRAFVTNWGEGVNLADVLTLANFTELFEQDNLVRAILNTLGIGVIGGALAVGFYSLVAFAGHRRNDWATRLLDYLVLLPRAVPGLLAGLAFLWIFLFVPGLKELKNSMWSIWIAYTVVWLAYGMRLIQSALLQVGPELEEAGRSVGGTRARVSLDVTLPLVRFGLLAAWLLIFMIFEREYSTAVYLLSPGTEVIGALLVSLWATGAVDQVAALSVINIAMVGVGLGVALRFGVKLHG, from the coding sequence ATGCTTTCCACTAGCGCAACCGGACACCGCGACGCATCACCTCGCGCGGCCGACGGCGGCACGATAGGCGCGCTGCCGCGCGGCGGCCTGCAGCCGTTGGCAGGGCTGCTGCGCTGGCTCGTCGTCGCGGTGCTGACCGTCGCGGTGGCGCTGCCGCTCGGCTTCATTCTGTTTCAGAGCGTGCTGAACGCGCCGTTCTTCGACGCCAGACGCACGCTCGGTCTTGCCGGCTTCGAATTCATTTTCAGCGACCCGGACTTCTGGTCCGCGCTGAAGAACTCATTCGTCATCGCGGCCGGCATGCTGTTCATTTCGATCCCGCTCGGCGGCATTCTCGCGTTCCTGATGGTGCGCACCGATCTGCCTGGCCGCCGCTGGCTCGAACCGCTGCTGCTCACCCCCGTGTTCGTTTCGCCGATGGTGCTCGCATTCGGCTATGTCGTCGCGGCCGGCCCAGTCGGCTTCTATTCGGTCTGGTGGAAGGAACTGTTCGGCACCGCCGAAGCGCCATGGAGCGTGTATTCGATTTTCGCGATCACGGTGATCGTCGGGCTCACGCATGTGCCCCACGTGTACCTGTATTCGTCGGCAGCGCTGCGCAATCTCGGCTCGGACGTCGAAGAAGCGGCACGCGTCGCGGGTGCGCGGCCGTTCCGTGTCGCGCTCGACGTCAGCCTGCCGATGACGCTCCCTGCCCTGCTGTTCGCGGGCGTGCTGGTGTTCTTCCTCGGCTTCGAAGTGTTTGGCCTGCCGCTCGTGCTCGGCGACCCTGAAGGACACCTCGTGCTGGCGACGTATCTGTACAAGCTCACCAACAAGCTCGGTGTGCCCTCGTATCACCTGATGGCCGCGGTCGCCGTGTGCATCGTCGCGATCACATTCCCGCTGGTGCTGCTGCAACGACGCTTGCTGAAGAGCGCAAACCGCTTCGTCACGGTCAAGGGCAAAGCGGGACGCCAGACCGTGCTGCCGCTCGGCGCATGGCGCTGGGTCGCGCTGGCGATCGTCGCGCTATGGTTGCTGCTCACGGTGTTCGTGCCGCTCTCCGGCATCACGCTGCGCGCGTTCGTCACCAACTGGGGCGAAGGGGTGAATCTCGCCGACGTGCTGACGCTCGCCAACTTCACCGAACTGTTCGAACAGGACAACCTGGTCCGCGCGATCCTCAATACGCTCGGCATCGGCGTGATCGGCGGCGCGCTGGCAGTGGGTTTCTATTCGCTGGTCGCATTTGCCGGCCATCGCCGCAACGACTGGGCCACGCGCCTGCTCGACTACCTCGTGCTGCTGCCGCGCGCGGTGCCCGGCCTGCTCGCCGGTCTCGCGTTCCTGTGGATCTTCCTCTTCGTGCCAGGCCTGAAGGAACTGAAGAACTCCATGTGGAGCATCTGGATCGCCTACACGGTCGTGTGGCTCGCGTACGGCATGCGCCTGATTCAAAGCGCGCTGCTGCAAGTCGGGCCCGAGCTCGAAGAAGCGGGCCGCAGCGTCGGCGGCACCCGCGCGCGCGTCAGTCTCGACGTAACGCTGCCGCTCGTGCGTTTCGGCCTGCTCGCGGCATGGCTGCTGATCTTCATGATCTTCGAGCGCGAATACTCGACCGCCGTCTATCTACTCTCGCCCGGCACGGAAGTGATCGGCGCGCTGCTGGTGTCGCTGTGGGCGACGGGCGCGGTCGATCAGGTCGCGGCGCTTTCTGTCATCAACATCGCGATGGTCGGCGTCGGACTCGGCGTCGCCCTGCGCTTCGGAGTGAAATTGCATGGATAA
- the moaA gene encoding GTP 3',8-cyclase MoaA, which produces MNLIHPPVLADTASRLGVSAGAVTTLDTLNRPLRDLRLSVIDQCNFRCTYCMPRDTFGADYRFLPSSERLSFEQILKLAKAFALLGVEKIRITGGEPLLRRGLESLIEQLAKLTTAGGKPMELALTTNGSLLAAKARSLRDAGLGRVTVSLDAVDDAVFRRMSDVDMPVARILDGIEAASAVGLAPVKVNAVIERGVNDSQILPLVRLFKGTGVAVRFIEYMDVGGAGGWSNTKVITARGTRDIVESAFPLVPVIGREQTGTAVNYRHADGTGEVGFIASVSQPFCGSCSRARVSADGQLYACLFATQGTDLRPWLTEAASVEQLAGTIRGRWSQRDDRYSELRSTPRRPGSGKTYPTVRMSLVGG; this is translated from the coding sequence GTGAACCTCATCCACCCGCCCGTACTTGCCGATACAGCATCGCGCCTTGGCGTATCAGCCGGTGCCGTGACGACGCTCGACACGCTCAATCGTCCGCTGCGGGATTTGCGTCTGTCCGTCATCGATCAATGCAATTTCCGCTGTACGTACTGCATGCCAAGGGACACTTTCGGCGCGGACTACCGTTTCCTGCCGTCTTCGGAACGTCTGTCGTTCGAACAGATCCTCAAGCTCGCGAAAGCGTTCGCGCTGCTCGGGGTGGAGAAGATACGGATCACCGGCGGGGAGCCGCTCCTGCGGCGCGGGCTCGAATCCCTGATCGAACAGCTCGCGAAACTCACCACGGCGGGCGGCAAACCGATGGAGCTCGCGCTGACGACAAACGGCTCCCTGCTCGCCGCGAAGGCGCGCTCGCTGCGCGATGCCGGCCTCGGCCGCGTGACGGTGAGCCTCGACGCGGTGGACGACGCCGTATTCCGCCGGATGAGCGACGTCGACATGCCCGTGGCGCGGATCCTGGACGGGATCGAGGCCGCGAGCGCAGTCGGACTCGCGCCGGTCAAGGTCAACGCCGTGATCGAACGGGGCGTCAACGACAGCCAGATCCTGCCGCTCGTGCGCTTGTTCAAAGGCACCGGCGTCGCCGTGCGCTTCATCGAGTATATGGACGTCGGCGGCGCGGGCGGCTGGTCGAACACGAAGGTGATCACGGCGCGCGGGACCCGCGACATCGTCGAATCGGCGTTTCCGCTCGTCCCTGTCATAGGGCGTGAACAGACGGGCACCGCCGTCAACTATCGCCATGCCGACGGCACCGGCGAAGTCGGCTTTATCGCAAGCGTATCGCAGCCGTTCTGCGGTTCGTGTTCGCGCGCCCGCGTGTCGGCCGACGGTCAACTGTATGCATGTCTTTTCGCCACACAGGGCACGGACCTCAGGCCCTGGCTCACCGAGGCCGCCTCAGTCGAGCAACTGGCAGGGACCATCCGCGGGCGGTGGAGCCAACGCGACGATCGCTATTCCGAACTTCGCTCGACGCCGCGCAGGCCAGGATCGGGAAAAACCTATCCGACCGTCCGCATGTCGCTGGTCGGCGGCTGA
- a CDS encoding porin, whose amino-acid sequence MKWSMTKATLGVTCAGLAGMAATAHAQSSVTLYGIVDAGVEYVNHASKDGGAARLVSGGKNTSRWGLRGVEDLGGGLKAVFQLESGINIANGQFDDSTGAIFDRRATIGLKNRFGQITLGRNFTTTYDYMLQFDPMGYAPNYSWATSSTATGGRKDGLFSRSSNAVRYDGTFSGFKFGAMYGFGNVPGSLKSSSKYDFGLGYENGPFAVVATFDRQNGANDSVTPADTTNYIQGIHAGLSYDFGTVKAMAGYRNYRRTFHTAAPTLRSDMYWVGGQYDVTPFFSLFAAVYHQDIKDASDADPTLFSLRAQYALSKRTVLYMAGGYAMAKHDNAVSLSRDLTGAADTQAGVTAGIQHRF is encoded by the coding sequence ATGAAGTGGAGCATGACAAAGGCGACCCTCGGCGTGACGTGCGCCGGCCTCGCCGGAATGGCAGCAACGGCACATGCGCAATCGAGCGTGACCTTGTACGGCATCGTCGACGCAGGCGTCGAATACGTGAATCACGCGAGCAAGGACGGCGGCGCCGCGCGTCTCGTCTCGGGCGGCAAGAACACCTCGCGCTGGGGCCTGCGTGGCGTCGAGGACCTCGGTGGCGGATTGAAGGCGGTCTTCCAGTTGGAGAGCGGCATCAACATCGCGAACGGCCAGTTCGACGACAGCACCGGCGCGATCTTCGACCGCCGCGCCACGATCGGCCTGAAGAACCGCTTCGGGCAGATCACGCTCGGCCGCAATTTCACCACCACCTACGACTACATGTTGCAGTTCGACCCGATGGGTTACGCACCGAACTACTCGTGGGCGACGTCCTCCACCGCTACCGGTGGTCGCAAGGACGGTTTGTTCTCGCGTTCGTCGAATGCCGTTCGCTATGACGGAACATTTTCCGGCTTCAAGTTCGGCGCGATGTACGGTTTCGGCAACGTGCCGGGCAGCCTGAAGTCGAGTTCCAAGTACGACTTCGGTCTGGGTTACGAGAACGGTCCGTTCGCCGTGGTCGCCACCTTCGACCGGCAGAACGGCGCCAACGACAGCGTGACGCCCGCGGACACCACCAACTACATTCAGGGCATTCACGCAGGCTTGAGCTATGACTTCGGCACCGTGAAGGCCATGGCCGGCTATCGCAACTATCGGCGCACCTTCCACACTGCCGCGCCGACCTTGCGCAGCGATATGTACTGGGTCGGCGGTCAATACGATGTGACGCCGTTCTTCTCGCTGTTTGCCGCCGTCTACCATCAGGACATCAAGGACGCGAGCGACGCCGATCCGACGCTGTTCTCGCTGCGCGCGCAGTACGCATTGTCGAAGCGCACGGTGCTGTACATGGCGGGCGGCTACGCGATGGCCAAGCATGACAACGCGGTCAGCCTGTCGCGCGATCTGACCGGCGCGGCGGATACGCAAGCCGGTGTGACGGCAGGGATTCAGCATCGGTTCTGA
- a CDS encoding Dyp-type peroxidase, producing MPKDIPESQAVCNDITRSAIFMVATVAEGEEPAEQVRAWCGDVAALVRSVGKRVPSGNLSCVVGFGSDVWDTLFGAPRPACLHPFREFGEGERRAVRTPGDILLHIRADQMDLCFELATQLIGRLGAAVTVVDEVHGFRNFDLRSMVGFVDGTENPVGREAVDFTRIGDEDAGFEAGSYVIVQKYLHDMTGWNALSVETQERIIGRTKLSDIELDEAVKPSCSHSSLTTITGNGEEVKILRDNMPFGRPGMGEFGTYFIGYARSPEPIEQMMENMFVGRPPGNYDRLLDYSRAVTGGLFFVPSATLLEALADRDPQAAAVVEQRPEAPSSAEPRLDGSLNIGSLKGISQHE from the coding sequence ATGCCCAAAGACATCCCAGAATCGCAAGCCGTTTGTAATGACATTACGCGTAGCGCGATCTTCATGGTCGCGACCGTCGCGGAGGGCGAGGAGCCCGCCGAACAGGTGCGCGCATGGTGCGGGGACGTTGCCGCCCTGGTGCGCTCGGTCGGCAAGCGCGTCCCCTCCGGCAACCTGTCGTGCGTTGTCGGCTTCGGCTCCGACGTGTGGGACACGCTGTTCGGCGCGCCGCGCCCCGCGTGCCTGCATCCGTTTCGCGAATTCGGCGAAGGCGAACGTCGCGCCGTGCGCACGCCGGGCGATATCCTGCTGCACATTCGCGCGGATCAGATGGATCTCTGCTTCGAGCTCGCCACGCAGCTTATAGGGCGGCTCGGCGCTGCAGTTACGGTGGTTGACGAAGTACACGGCTTTCGCAACTTCGACCTGCGCAGCATGGTGGGTTTCGTTGACGGCACCGAGAATCCGGTGGGCCGCGAGGCCGTCGATTTCACTCGCATCGGCGACGAGGATGCCGGGTTCGAAGCCGGCAGTTATGTCATCGTGCAGAAGTATCTACACGACATGACCGGCTGGAACGCGCTGTCCGTCGAGACCCAGGAGCGCATTATCGGCCGCACGAAACTATCCGATATCGAACTCGACGAAGCGGTCAAACCGTCGTGCTCGCACAGCTCGCTCACCACGATCACCGGCAACGGCGAGGAGGTGAAAATCCTCCGCGACAACATGCCGTTCGGCCGCCCCGGCATGGGCGAGTTCGGCACCTATTTCATCGGTTATGCGCGTTCGCCCGAGCCTATCGAGCAGATGATGGAAAACATGTTCGTCGGGCGGCCGCCGGGCAACTACGACCGCTTGCTCGACTATAGCCGCGCGGTCACGGGCGGCCTCTTCTTCGTCCCGTCGGCCACTTTGCTCGAGGCACTCGCGGATCGCGATCCGCAAGCTGCCGCCGTTGTCGAGCAACGGCCCGAAGCGCCTTCATCCGCCGAGCCGCGTCTCGACGGCTCACTGAATATCGGCTCTCTCAAGGGAATCTCTCAACATGAATAA
- a CDS encoding family 1 encapsulin nanocompartment shell protein, which produces MNNLHRELAPISRAAWSQIEDEVARTFRRSVAGRRVVDVKGPGGTELSGVGTGHQIAIAAPQQGVVAKLAEVRSLVQLTVPFELQREAIDSVVRGAKDADWQPAKEAAKQLAYAEDRAIFDGYKAAGIGGLREGSSNPPLPLPADISDYPNTISNALEELRLAGVDGPYSVLLGADAYTALGEARDQGYPVLEHIKRIVNGDIIWAPALAGGSVLSTRGGDFELHLGEDLSIGYVSHTDTAVRLYLRETLTFLMLTSEASVSLMQADS; this is translated from the coding sequence ATGAATAACCTGCATCGCGAGCTTGCCCCGATCTCCCGCGCCGCCTGGTCGCAGATCGAAGACGAAGTGGCGCGCACGTTCAGGCGCAGCGTCGCCGGCCGTCGTGTGGTCGACGTCAAGGGTCCGGGTGGAACGGAGCTATCCGGCGTCGGCACGGGGCATCAGATCGCGATCGCCGCGCCGCAGCAGGGCGTCGTGGCGAAACTGGCCGAGGTCAGGAGCCTCGTGCAGTTGACCGTGCCGTTCGAGTTGCAGCGCGAAGCGATCGACAGCGTGGTGCGCGGCGCGAAAGACGCCGACTGGCAGCCCGCGAAGGAAGCCGCCAAACAGCTCGCCTATGCCGAAGATCGCGCGATCTTCGATGGCTATAAGGCTGCGGGCATAGGCGGGCTTCGCGAAGGTTCGTCGAATCCGCCGCTGCCGCTGCCGGCCGATATCAGCGATTATCCGAACACGATTAGCAACGCGCTCGAAGAACTGCGCCTTGCCGGTGTCGACGGGCCCTATTCCGTGCTGCTCGGCGCCGATGCGTACACGGCGCTCGGCGAGGCACGCGATCAGGGTTATCCGGTGCTCGAACACATCAAGCGCATCGTGAATGGCGACATCATCTGGGCACCGGCGCTGGCAGGCGGCAGCGTGCTATCCACGCGCGGCGGCGACTTCGAGTTGCACCTGGGCGAGGACCTGTCGATCGGATACGTGAGCCATACCGACACGGCAGTGCGCCTCTATCTGCGCGAAACGCTGACATTCCTGATGCTGACGAGCGAAGCATCGGTGTCGCTAATGCAAGCCGATAGTTAG
- the moaD gene encoding molybdopterin converting factor subunit 1 has protein sequence MKLTIRYFASVREQLGISQEIVHIDAPELAVDCLRGRLASRNERMAEALRAGRPLRTAVNHEMVADTFVVREDSEVAFFPPVTGG, from the coding sequence ATGAAACTCACCATTAGATATTTCGCCAGCGTTCGTGAACAACTCGGCATCTCGCAGGAGATCGTGCATATCGACGCGCCCGAACTCGCTGTCGACTGTCTGCGGGGCAGGCTCGCATCCCGAAACGAACGGATGGCCGAGGCGCTGCGCGCGGGCCGGCCGCTCCGTACCGCAGTCAATCACGAGATGGTCGCCGACACGTTCGTGGTGCGCGAGGACAGCGAAGTCGCGTTCTTTCCGCCCGTCACGGGGGGCTGA
- a CDS encoding molybdenum cofactor biosynthesis protein MoaE, translating into MTTPSPGDPAQPDAAHADARTSDPALLEATLASGFEVRVQQQPIDIQSEIMPVTRNPEVGAIVNFLGVVRRCGDLDDVVALELEHYPGMTEQSFGSIVEEAIARWRLEAVKIVHRVGRVALGEAVVLVVVAAPHRRAAFDACEFLMDFLKAHAPLWKKEIRRDGALRWVEAKTRDEQSMLRWG; encoded by the coding sequence ATGACAACACCGTCACCAGGCGATCCCGCACAACCTGATGCAGCGCACGCCGACGCGCGTACAAGCGATCCGGCGCTGCTCGAGGCCACCCTCGCGTCGGGCTTCGAGGTGAGGGTTCAGCAGCAGCCGATCGACATCCAGTCGGAGATCATGCCGGTCACGCGCAATCCCGAGGTGGGCGCCATCGTGAATTTTCTCGGCGTGGTGCGTCGTTGCGGCGATCTCGACGACGTCGTCGCGCTCGAGCTCGAACACTACCCGGGGATGACCGAACAGTCGTTCGGCAGCATCGTCGAAGAGGCCATCGCACGATGGCGTCTCGAGGCGGTGAAGATCGTGCATCGGGTTGGCCGCGTGGCGCTCGGCGAGGCGGTGGTCCTCGTCGTGGTCGCCGCGCCGCATCGAAGGGCGGCATTCGACGCCTGCGAATTCCTGATGGACTTCCTCAAGGCCCATGCGCCGCTCTGGAAAAAGGAAATCCGCCGCGACGGGGCGCTCAGATGGGTCGAAGCCAAAACGCGCGACGAGCAGTCGATGCTGCGGTGGGGTTGA